The DNA segment CTGCCAGAGCGGTGTTGCAACACAGCCAGAATAAGCAAGATAAGTTTAGTTGCTGGGCAATCCAGTTAGCAGAGCGCCGAGGCTTTAACCGAGCTGTGTGGCCGTCGCCAATAAACTCGCGAGAATGGCATGGGTTATCGCAGCGCATGACGAAGAATATCGACTTCCAGCATCGTGCTGAATAGATTCAATAAACGTTAATAATTAACCAACCAGCAAGTTGCTAAGACACTTGAATTGATGATGAGACAGTCAGACTGATCTACTGGAAAACCTTTAGCTCGGCATAGGCTCATAATAAAGCCGCAGGGATGATAAGGACAGTAGAAGCAGATATCCATCAGGGCCAGAGGAATCCTCAATAACAGGCCGAATATAAGGGTGCAATGAACTCTTCAAAATTGATATCGAATGTCTTGCAAACCGGATGGGTCCATATATGGCGAGCTAGCTGCAGGTGCAGGGACGCATCCTTCGGAAGCGATAGCAAATTTGGCAATGAGCACAAGGGGCTTTCAACTCCGTTAGGCGCGGAAGGGAGATCCAAGAGGAATTGCTGTTGATCCCCTCTTCTGTCGGGTGGGGTGAAGCCCCACGACTTTGACTTTGCTTTTAAAAGCAACCACCCGTGCTTGCTGACAAAGCCTTAAAACTTTGCACTCACGACAACACCATTGAAATTAAGACAATCTTTAATTCTTTGCAGCTGAACCGCGCTAAGCGTGTCGATATCATGGAAGGCAAACTCGAGTGTTCATGGCTCAAGCGAATCACCGCATCGGCAGATGCAAACTCACAACGAAAGATGCGCTGGCTTGGGATTGATAGGTGCTGTGATAATACACGCCGCTTAGGTAGTGGACGTTCACCGCCAGCCCCAGTTCCTCTTGGCATTCGCGCAGCAGCGCTTCGTGAATGGTCTCTCCTGGTTCCGCGCCGCCGGGTAAGCCCCAGGCGCAATTGCCGTAATTTGCCTTAAGGAGTAACACTTCTTGGCCTGCATCGTTAGTGATCACCCCATGGCTACTGAGCCGAAACCTATCTTCAAATGCCATCGACCCATCCTACGTTGACGCGATTACTGTCTGCTATTTGCCATTAAATGTATTGCAGCTGGCAGCTTGCCTGAGGCAAAACCCGTCTTAAACCATTTTACCCTGTCAACCGAACTGCCATGGGTAAAAGCTTCGGGTTGTAATGGCTCGGCCAGCCATTTTTTGCAAGCGATCGTCCCCCACGGCACTCGCAGCAGCAATGCCCTCTTTCTACATCTCCGGCTTCTCGAGCAAATTGAGCTGCCTGTCGACATAATGCCCCCACATCGCCAGCATAACAGTCGGCTTGCAATTCAAGGGCAATACTCAATTGATTGGCCTGCGCCTTGCCGACGGCTTGTTGCGCCTGACGCACTTTAGTGCTGGTCCTGAGTAGGTTCTGCACATGGTGACCCACCTCGTGGGCAATCACATAGGCGAAGGCAAATCCCGGCGCCCTAAGTTTTTTCAGCTCCTCGAGAAAACTCAAGTCGATATAAACTTTGCTATCAGCGGGGCAATAGAAAGGCCCTGATTGCGCCTGTCCCATACCGCATCCTGTTGAGGTCATATTGCGATAAAGCACCAGTTTCTGGCTCGACATACGCCTCTGCAGCAATTGATTCCAGACGGCTCGGTGGTGCTTAAGATTGCCGCCACAAACTGAGCATTTTCATCTTGAGCGGCCGTATTGCTGGCCGATTGTGATTGGCTGGCCCCGCTTGATTGTCGGTTCAGGATAATCCGCCAGTAAAATATTGGAAACGCAAAATACAATCCGCCTAGCAGCAATATCACTCGGCCGATTTTGGTGCGAAGTAGAAAGGCAGCAAGTGCAGCAGGAGCGCGCTGGGCACGCCCGCGGACGCCATCTGTTGGTCACGTCTGTCTTCGATATTGAGCTGTGGTCACTGTCACGCCAACGCATTGATTTCCTAGGCTATGGGTATGGGAACCAGATTTCAGTGTCGTTGGTTGGGATCATTCTGCTCGGCGGGCGCCGCTTTTAACGAGCGTAAAAACAGCCCCAGCCCACCAAAGGCTAACACTAAAATCACGATCAAATCGAAGGCCGACATGGCCCTAAAGTGAAACTGGAATCGAGCTTATTACGCCGACATGCGACCATGAGCCTAAGGTGAGCAGTCAACCGAGCTTGGTCTTGGCATCAAAAACACCATCACTATCCTGAGGATAAACGGCAGCATCACCATACCTGTGGTGATCGAGAATCCCCGTCCAAAGGCATTCATGCGGTAGAG comes from the Shewanella seohaensis genome and includes:
- a CDS encoding neutral zinc metallopeptidase; the encoded protein is MAEPLQPEAFTHGSSVDRVKWFKTGFASGKLPAAIHLMANSRQ
- a CDS encoding neutral zinc metallopeptidase, translated to MSSQKLVLYRNMTSTGCGMGQAQSGPFYCPADSKVYIDLSFLEELKKLRAPGFAFAYVIAHEVGHHVQNLLRTSTKVRQAQQAVGKAQANQLSIALELQADCYAGDVGALCRQAAQFAREAGDVERGHCCCECRGGRSLAKNGWPSHYNPKLLPMAVRLTG